The DNA sequence cagtgaaaggaactcttcatgcttcagcataccaagacatttgggacattttgatgctccaactctgtgggaacagtttggggatggccccttcctgttccagcatgactgcacaccagtgcacaaagcagctccataaagacatggatgagccagtttggtgtggaagaacttgactggcctgcacagagtcctgacctcagcctgaaagaacacctttgggatggattagagcagagactgtgagccaggccttctctccaacatcagtgtctgacctcacagatgtgcttctggaagaatggtcagaaattcccataaacactcctaaacctgtggaaagccttcccagaagagctaaagctgttatagctgcaaagtgTGGACCCACATCATaataaaccctctggattaaggatggatgttactcaggttcatgtgtgtgaaggcagacgagcaaatacttttggcagtgtaGTGTATGTGACAACAGATTAGGAAAAACAatgcagttgtggtcagaagtttccatCCTCTCATCATGGCTGTGAATGTCAGGgtgatttggggcttttaatgatttctttgaactcttctttttccagggtggaataattgtacagcatacatctttaatgattttaaaaactgggtgcacaagtttgaatttattttggattttatcAAATCCTCACAGtgtcaaaataataatttaataatttgaaATTCAGGTTCAATACATTAATATTATAGAACCAGAACATTACAGGCTGTCCAACCCATTATCGCCCCTCAGTAATGATTACTCTGTGTGACATGTCATTGGAACTctcaaaatataattattactttgacaaagaataaaaattgtTACTGCTTGTAGTTCATCTCAGTAAGTTTACCGCAGTTTTTATTCTTCTTGTATTATAAATGATCATTGTTTTTGCTCTGCGATCTAACCAACctgttttttattctgaaagcATATCTTAAATTGCCCATCAGCTGCGTCCCTTGCCATATTAGGATAACATTTTATAGCATCAATCACTCAGTGCTGACATTCACACCCACACTGTAGATGAATCGCTCCTCAGACAAATGGCTGATCAAAGCAGCAAGAAAACTTCTGGAGGCTTAGGTAGTCAGATGACCTCCTTTGGTTTCTTCCTCGCTCCccatccctcctcctctctgtgctgACTCATAAGCGGTCACCAGAGCCAAATCCCCTGGTAACAGCAGCACAAGCTGGAGTCAGAAGCCTCGGCTACAGAGGCAGTGATGGAActggagaaagaaagagctttgacaatgcaggaaattaaaaagcacaaagagaAGGATGTTAAATCATAAAATTTATATAATggtaaaaaagaatgaaaacacaggagggagagaaacaggaagaacaGAGAGGCACATTTAAAGTTGGGTCTCATGTATTTGAATTTTGTGTTTCATACCTAAAGACTAGCAATCAGAAGATAGCCAGTGGTAGAAAACTCTTATTACATTCAGCAAGatattaaatcaaaatttgagcatcatttttttctgtctgtgacacaaatttctttcagttttgaaaacagaagAGAACAAGACAATTAAGCTTCATAGTTAAAATGATCACCTGCAGTTAGCAGATAGTTTGGATTGTTTCTCCACATGTAACAAAACAGACTACAGACAGGAACAAAGAGGAACCAGTAAGACATGAGTCCACGGAGATTATGGAAGTGGGTGCATGttgaattttagttttgatGACCTGAACTGGTAAAAATCTGAACATATGGATGGAAAGCTTTAAACAGGTCCTCTCAGGTTCAGAGCTGCATTCTCTCTGTCTCCACCCACTATCTCTGTCGTCTGCATGTGCATGAGTGATAACCTGCTCCCAGGCGTGGGCATGGCCGTCCCAGTTTTCTCTGGTACCCTGATCTTTATCTACCATCACCAGCAGTCTATAACCCTGGTTCTCCTCTCAACTCCTTGCTGGATTGTTAAGCTGTCAGTGTGGTTCTGGCCTGCCTGCCTGCATAACCTTCTTGGTTCACTCTTGCTCACAGAAACACTCACCCAAGTTTGAACCTGCACATTTGGAGAGATCTTACCTGCACCTGAGCCTGTGGAAAAGACAACCTGTCTTAGTAAAAATACCTGTGGGAAGTAACCTGAACCAGCAACCTAAGAAACAGTAAACACTTACCTGCCACGGCACTTGTGGTAACTGAACTTGAACCTGCAAAGAGACATTTGAAAACCCCTGTTTAAATCTCAGCTTCAATGATGTTCAGAGAAACCGCAAATTCTTACCTGCTGTAAAGTGTCAGAGTCTTTGAACCTTTCCAACTGTTCAGTcttttaagacttttgcactgacTGTCACTAAAACACAGGCTGGACTGAGTGCAGGTGCTGCAGGACATTCTTCCTCTCCATTCACAGCAACGTTTTCAGGACGTCTTGTGACAGCATCCTTCCTACAGATTACATCCTGTCACGTCCACAGCTCGATGGCTGCGATCTACAGCTTTAGACCCAGCTCCTGCACTGATTTCTGAGTGACTGAATGAAATGTTCAGATCCTCTTTTATATGTTACAGGTCTGTGTTTCCACTACAGACAGAGCCATCTTAAACTCTGTTGTTGACAAGCTCTGGGAACCAAAGTCTGGTAGCAGCAAAACCTTCAGCTGTCTTCATCTTCAAATTACTGTTGAGTAGTTCTTTTTTTGTTATCCTGAGATTTTATCGCCTATCAAGAAGAAAGCAGCTGCACAAGAACTGCTTTTAACATATTTCAATATTGCATGACTGCCTAAACTTACCATAATTTGCTTTTTAAGgttttttctttaacaatttCATGAGCTTCTGTATAACCCAAAGCAACTAAAAGGCGGAGAGGAAAGAGACCGATTGTCAGAGTTAAGAGTAATAAGAGGCAGTCAGAGCTCTGTGGGAGCTATCATCCTTAGCTCTGCTTCATACAGAGAATATAATATTTAGATTCTGAAAGAGTTGGCTCTAACAGCAGATTATAAACTGTCTTTAAACCTCACAGGACACCGTCAGCTTTGATTATAGCTCCaacccttttttttctgaactcAAGCTAAAACTAACCAGTAGCTGTTAGACTATCAGTGCTTTTAATGTTCAAATACCCACCAGACCCAGAATCCACCCTCTCTGCTAACTTGGAGCAAGTGTGTAATTGCACTGTATATCACCAGTGAAAGCCAGGCAATCGGAGGAACCTTGAAATAAGCCTCAGTTTCATTGGAATTCCAGTCAGATGGCCGCatcttgttttttattactCTCTTGCTGGCCAGATGCCCACTAATTAGAAAACTGATTCAGTATGAGGTCCCCATCTGACTGTAATATTCTCTAGAAGACACTACATTTCTTTAACAGCATATCTGGAATTCACTGTTATTTCTGTTAAATCAGACTTTTAGAGTAAAAGAGCAACAAACAGCAGCTAAGAAGCTCATTTTAATGACATCCTCCTGGCTGCGGATTCAGAGGACTATGTGATCCTAGGTctctgttacacccaaatttcccctctgtgggacaataaaggctgtttcttcttcttcttcttcttcttcttcttagatTTAACAGCTGCCTGTGTGACACAGTAGATCAGAGTATTTTAATATCTCTTATACAGCATCACGTAGGCATTTATGGTGCTGCTCTGGAGTAGTTTAGACACACTTGGCTTAGAGAACTTTTGTGTTAGTCTAAATGATTTCAGATCTTCCTCTGCTCCACTGTCATGTGAGGAGCTACAGGGCTCAATACTTGGACCGCTGCTATTTTCTGTGTATCTGCTGCCCCTCGCTTCCATTCCTAGAAAGCACAAAATCGATTTCCATTGTTATGCAGTTGATAGTCAGGTTTAAGTGTCCCTAAAAAGGAAGGAGTCCTACTCCATACAGACTTTAACTAAGTGTCCTGAGGAAGTAAAAGTTCAGATGATTTTTGATGAAAAGAAGACAGAGGTGATTTCTTTTGGTCCTGGCATCAGTGGTGGGTCTCCTCCTGTGAGCGTGGGCCCATTAGCACTGTATGTAAAGACTACTGTCACAAACCTGCTTTGGCCGTGGTGGATCCCAAACAGGCATCTTCACTGccagagacccccccccccccccccccacactgCTTGGCTTTGATCCCAGTTTGAGATGTTGatgttatttaattatttcactCATgtttaattgtgtgtttttgtgttataattttaattaaatttgttttatatttattctaatgtatttttattgctgtgttcagcactttggtcagtggtggctgtttttaaactgtctcataaataaagttatCTTGGCTTGTTTTTAATCATCTTGAGTGGGTTCACGTGGTTGTGACGATATGAGTCTCAACAGCTCTgattccaaaaatggaaaaatcatACCTGAATTTGTCACATCATAGGTGACTCTTCAAGAGGGATGATGTAGGGTTGGTGTGCATCAGCACAATGGCGCCCTGGCGCTGTGGTCCTGGGACAGTTTTTAGTTTTCTTATTCTTAAGGCCGTTACACACCGAATGCGTTGagtaaaaatgacacaaaattcTGAATCTTTGCAAACTTGTCGTGTAACGTACGGACACACTGGACGTGTTgcatttttgtgaataaatgaagtcgacatcaaacgatgatgtGATGAAGTCCTGATATTTCTAAACaacagaaggaagaaagagattGTGGCATCATCCAGTTCTcaggaggaagcagcagcagagagagtttcatggtttgatcccggagttgaAGCTTCATCACGGCCGCTTTcgcgcatatttcaggatgtcagggggcaatttgagctcttgttggcagagttgggatcacatctgaggaggcagagaataatttcagagagctgactgcCCTGGAGCAGCATGTAGCTGCATTTCTGAAGGAAAACAGTATAATTTCCCACATCACTGTTGtgactgttcccacatcactgtatattcagtgtaTTGGTGCacgttttgagctatgagctcacatgttgctaaatgcagcgctctgatcgGTCAGATCTGTTcgttcgcttgcgaaagtcagaaaaatcgaacttgatccaaaaaaataaatgccgtaAATTTGTCCCGTGAAATGGCACcgtcggtgtgaacggctgcgtTAAGAACAAGCGagtccaaaaaatatttttaacgcacaaAACCTTCGCACAGAATTTACAtgtccggtgtgtaaaggcctttcgACTCTATAGTAGGTGTTTTTCCTGtcttgttacttcctgtttaatttCCCTGGTGCCATGTTTTAGCTTTACTTCCCCGTGTCTCGTTATCCTGTTAGTTCGGCTGCTCCCAATCGCCCTTCTGTATATATTAAGTTGCATGACTGTCCGTGCTCCCAGCCTGTTCAGTTCTTCCTGTTAGCTAtgctttatgtatttttaagaCCTTCAGTGTAACATCTTCAGGAAATAATCATTCATATTCAGCTTGATCTCACTTTAATGACCCAGCAGaccaacatgcacacataaCACTGTACGAGCGGCAGACATCTTCTTTTTGGCACGCTTGTTCTACTCAAGAACACAGTTACAACAATGCTTATAATAGTCTCagtctgccccctactgggctcaATGTTACTGCAGCATTAACACATATTGCTGACAACATCAAATAACAAATACTCGTGCAGAAAGCAAATATGTAAGAACAATTAAACATCTACGATACCACATCTCCTCCCCTTCAAGTTGACAGCTTGTACTTGTCTGAAACGTTAAACAGTGGCAGTATAATATACACCAACATAGaacaatattatatatattttttcttttttttttttttttactacaaagAAACATCTGTGAACTTAGAGCACATAACTTCTCCAAGAAAAAAGTCTCTATCTAACAAAGTCTTTGAGATGCACAGGTGAACGTCTCTCTCGCTGAGAACGTCGCACCTCAGGCGCAGCTGGTGCATCAGGCTGAGCCTGGATGTTTGGAGCAGGTGGCAGCTCCTGAGGATCACATGACAAGGCTTGTGAAGTTGTGTCCATTATGGTGGGTAAGCAGTTGTGGGAGCCCGAGTTTGTGTCAGGTCCCggttcctctctctttctgtttcagttgtttttgctGCACTTTGGTTTTTACATCAGGCATGAGCAGGTCAAAAGCTGATCTGAGTCTCCGAGACATCATCAACTCCGCTGGTGACAAGCCTGTTGTTGCATGCGGCGTAATGCGATAACTGAACAGAAATCTTGACAGtcttgtttgcagtgtgtcaccttttactttcttcatCCCCTCCTTGAAGGTCTGGACTGCCCTCTCTGCCAGGCCATTGGAAGATGGATGAAAAGGTGCTGATCTCACATGATCAATTCCATTTCGCTTCATGAATGTCGCAAATTCAGCACTTGTGAAACATGTTCCATTGTCTGATACCAACATTTTCGGCAGACCGAACACACTGAAACTCTGTTTCAGTTTCTCGATGGTAGCCTGTGATGTAGGCGATTTCACTGGGTAAATGTCCATCCATTTAGAATGAGCATCCACAATGAGGAGAAACATTTCACCTAAGAATGGCCCTGCATAATCCACATGAATCCTTGACCACGGTGATTCTGGCCATTCCAGGGGTGTAATGGTGCAGTGGGTGgtgatttgtggtgtttttgacACTCGTCACATGACTGTACCTCTCTTTCGATACTCTCATCCATCCCGGCCACCATACATATGACCTTGCCAGGCCCTTCATCTTGACATGCCTGTGTGAGTCTGGTGCAGAAGTTTCAGTATTTTGTCTCTGCCTTTGGTGGGGATAATTACTCTAGCTCCCCAGAGCACACATCCATCCCTCACACTCAgttccatttttctttgttgatATGGTTTGAAGCGAGTATCGGTCTGTGCCGGCCAGCCCTTTAAGGTATACTCATGAACTTGGGACAAGATGATATCCTTAGCTGTCCAGCGTTTGAGCTGTGTGGTGTCCACAAGTGTGTCATCTAATACATCCATCATTAAGACTTGTTCTGTCATCTCTTTTTCAGGGGCCGTGTCTGGTACAGGTAATCTGCTAAGCGCATCTGCATTTGCATGGTGTTTTCCAGGTTTGTACACAATGTGGTACTCATAGGCACTCAATGTCACAGCCCATCTTTGCACTCTTGGTGAGCCCATCTGAGGTATAGGCTTCTTCATGTTGAAAAGAGAAATCAGGGGCTTATGGTCTGTATAAATAGTGAAGACTCGACCATACAAATATTTGTGGAATTTCTGGATGCCAAACATTACAGCCAAACCTTCTTTGTCAAGCTGAGAATATCTCTTTTCAGCTGGAGAGAGTGTGCGTGACATGAACCCCAGGGGTCTTTCACTGCCATCATTCATCTTGTGTGACAAAACGGCGCCCACACCGTATGGAGATGCGTCACAAGAGAGAATTAACTCTTGGTCTGCTGAGTAATGAACCAACACATCTGCTGAGTTCAACAGAGCCTTTGATTTCTGAAAAGCTTCTTCTTGCTTCTTTTGCCATGTCCAACGCATGTCCTTCCTTAAGAGTTCATGCAGGGGGGccagcagtgttgccagattgggaaGGAACTTGTTGTAATAGTTTAGCAAACCTAAGTATGCTTTGAGTTCTGTGACACTTGTAGGAGTAGGAGCGTCCATGATGGCTTTAACTTTCTTTTCTACAGGGTGCAGCCCCTGTGCATCCACTTTGTGCCCCAAGTACTCCACGTCATTTTGCATGAAGACACACTTACTTCTTTTCAATCGTAAGCCTGCCTCTTTCAACCTGACCAACACCTCATCCAGGTTCTTTAgatcagaggtccccaacccccgggccgtggaccggtaccgggccgtgggacatttggtaccgggccgcacataaagaataaataacttaaattatttccgttttacttattatctgcgcctaaactatattttattttgaaaaatgggcggattcgctccgttacttccctccatgacttcctcttgacgtgtcaagacgtttctgctcacatgatacatcaccgctaaaattaaacccagaagcttcaggcctgtctaacgaaatcggttggttgacctacataacgcttctttaaatttttgagtgctcaacaagagtagaaaagcgctatgtaagaactagtccatttaccatttttatttatcaacaccggggatagcagtgaggtagacccagccatcaaactgactctccagcgcttgacaccgcggctctgcagccacgctccatgtgaaatcggccgaacccagtcaaaccagaagccagcaaaaatgagtatcagagaaacaagctcagggggcttacactgattcagtgttatggtgagttgtatttttcatgcgctttatacagtaaaaatcacctaagtcgaagtcgcacaaatcgggttttcgctctagttggatggcatctgcaggtcctgattttttctaacattaattccaataaaatcatcacataaatccgtcggatattcacctacctcggatgaaaaatctggtcccattgtaataaatttccagttaaatgtgatcgcataaactggatgagtttagcgctaaaaccctcctcagctcctgtccgcccacttccatgcatcggctcgttcatgcacttacgagtaaaatttcagattataaaatttgcagaagcaaattcatagatgaagcagaagccattgcactgggccatttgaatccgactgaggtgatttctactgtatttgtttttgcggtgtatcttattttgaaggcatgttttaccatggctctaacagctgaccagggagcgctgtgggcagagagcctgttattcatgttgaggcgggatgttacgagaacgctgctgatagagttgcatacgaatacaaagtggattcacgttttttattattatacgtagaaaatatcacacttggttatggtcgtgtcatttattttgacgtatttattcgccacaccttaaaagccggtccgtggaaatattttctaacactaaaccggtccgcggctcaaaaaaggttggggaccactgctttaGATGATCTGCCTCATTCACCCCGCTCACCAAAATGTCATCTAAATACACAGCCACTAGGGGTATCCCTTTCAAAAGGCCTTCCATGGTCCTCTGGAAAATGGCTGGAGCAGAAGCCACTCCAAAAGGCAGTCTGTTATATGTGAACAGCCCCCGGTGTGTGTTCACTGTCACATACTTTTTGGACTTGTCATCCAGGAGTATTTGCTGGTAAGCGTGGCTCATATCCAGTTTTGAGAACTGCTTTCCTCCAGAAAGTGCAGCAAACAGGTCCTCCACTCTGGGTATTGGATACTGTTCCAGAGAAGCTACTGTGTTTACAGTAAGCTTGTAGTCTCCACACAACCTTACTGTCCCTATAGGCTTCAGAATCGGCACAACAGGTGCCGCCCATTCAGCATATTTCACAGGTGagattatgttttcttttagcaGTCGGTCTATTTCCTCATCTACTTTTGCTCGCATGGCAAacggaactgatcgtggacggAAAAATCGTGGGGTAGCATCCCGTTTTACATGAATGGTTGCTTTTGTGCCTTTCAGGGTGCCCAACTCCTCTTTGAACACATCCTCATGTTTGCTTAAAACTTGCTGTAGtgtgttattttctgttgtctttACCTGGTGCACCTTCtta is a window from the Archocentrus centrarchus isolate MPI-CPG fArcCen1 unplaced genomic scaffold, fArcCen1 scaffold_110_ctg1, whole genome shotgun sequence genome containing:
- the LOC115775369 gene encoding LOW QUALITY PROTEIN: uncharacterized protein K02A2.6-like (The sequence of the model RefSeq protein was modified relative to this genomic sequence to represent the inferred CDS: inserted 3 bases in 3 codons); its protein translation is MATIGTLAPYDPKSQTWDEYSEILEQFFAANGITNADRQKALLISVVGASTYSLMRNLLSPAKPKDKTFQELVTLMKNHFEPKPSEIVQRYKFDSRNRKPSETVMEYVAELRRLAQDCNYGNTLQQRLRDRIVCGINDDRIQRRLLSETDLTFDKALSIAVSLETVNKNAQDLRTSGATAKCFSVTRGSQEARTFKGESRECYRCKGTNHTAANCKYKQEKCYVCGKVGHITRACRNKAKQNQKKYGLKTEKTDKKQSSHYHSHKVHEIGDGSKSESSEEDSFTLNCIKCIQEHQSKLYRLGRRSAVHLRKVDPYTVDMELNDQVLTFEIDTGCCLTVTNEQTWKCCKLPSLRPAKIKLESYTGDPVKVIGVTAVRVRYKQQRKTLPLVVVEGDGPSLLGRGWLEEIHLDWREIRNKHKAKKVHQVKTTENNTLQQVLSKHEDVFKEELGTLKGTKATIHVKRDATPRFFRPRSVPFAMRAKVDEEIDRLLKENIISPVKYAEWAAPVVPILKPIGTVRLCGDYKLTVNTVASLEQYPIPRVEDLFAALSGGKQFSKLDMSHAYQQILLDDKSKKYVTVNTHRGLFTYNRLPFGVASAPAIFQRTMEGLLKGIPLVAVYLDDILVSGVNEADHLKNLDEVLVRLKEAGLRLKRSKCVFMQNDVEYLGHKVDAQGLHPVEKKVKAIMDAPTPTSVTELKAYLGLLNYYNKFLPNLATLLAPLHELLRKDMRWTWQKKQEEAFQKSKALLNSADVLVHYSADQELILSCDASPYGVGAVLSHKMNDGSERPLGFMSRTLSPAEKRYSQLDKEGLAVMFGIQKFHKYLYGRVFTIYTDHKPLISLFNMKKPIPQMGSPRVQRWAVTLSAYEYHIVYKPGKHHANADALSRLPVPDTAPEKEMTEQVLMMDVLDDTLVDTTQLKRWTAKDIILSQVHEYTLKGWPAQTDTRFKPYQQRKMELSVRDGCVLWGARVIIPTKGRDKILKLLHQTHTGXVKMKGLARSYVWWPGXDESIEREVQSCDECQKHHKSPPTAPLHPWXWPESPWSRIHVDYAGPFLGEMFLLIVDAHSKWMDIYPVKSPTSQATIEKLKQSFSVFGLPKMLVSDNGTCFTSAEFATFMKRNGIDHVRSAPFHPSSNGLAERAVQTFKEGMKKVKGDTLQTRLSRFLFSYRITPHATTGLSPAELMMSRRLRSAFDLLMPDVKTKELPPAPNIQAQPDAPAAPEVQVQLPQVPWQAQVQ